In one Bacillus thuringiensis genomic region, the following are encoded:
- a CDS encoding BCCT family transporter: MRMKSRKTDWPVFIISGGSLLLFVIAVFLSKDYVESVINKSFAFSIKYFGAFWQVLLLGTFIVAMCMAFSKYGRVKLGGLEKPEISTAKWLAIIMSTLLAGGGVFWAAAEPMYHLMTVPPIHDGISAGTKEAVMPALAQSYMHWGFLAWTILGTISAVVMMYGHYHKDMPLKPRTLLYPIFGEKLRKSLLGTIIDAAAIIAVAAGTIGPIGFLGLQASYGLQELFGISDVFTTQLAIIVCVVAVSTISAVTGIDKGIQIISNLNVRLAIVLMAFILLFGPGGFIIDSFVSSFGFYVNEFIPMSTYRGDTSWLGSWTIFFWGWFIGYGPMMAILVSRISRGRTIREIIVAIGIIAPIITTFWFTILGGSGVFYELMNPGSISDALSESGMPAAMIAITGQLPLSNIIGPAFLLLTILFVVTTGDSMAYSISMAVTGDGDPRISLRIFWSLIMGAVAAILLYMGEGSINALQSFIVVTAVPVSILLFPMLWLAPKVAGELALKQGIVKEEDKTAFLFQKASKSK, encoded by the coding sequence ATGAGGATGAAGAGTCGAAAAACTGATTGGCCTGTATTTATTATTAGTGGTGGTTCACTTTTATTATTTGTAATTGCAGTTTTTTTGAGCAAGGATTATGTAGAGAGTGTGATTAATAAAAGTTTCGCTTTTTCAATTAAATATTTCGGTGCCTTCTGGCAAGTTTTATTATTAGGTACATTTATTGTTGCGATGTGTATGGCGTTCTCCAAATATGGGAGAGTTAAGCTTGGGGGATTAGAAAAACCTGAGATTAGTACGGCAAAATGGCTTGCTATTATTATGTCTACATTACTTGCCGGAGGTGGCGTTTTTTGGGCAGCAGCAGAGCCAATGTATCATTTGATGACGGTGCCACCAATACATGATGGTATATCTGCTGGAACGAAAGAAGCAGTCATGCCTGCTTTAGCACAAAGTTATATGCATTGGGGATTTTTAGCATGGACGATTTTAGGTACAATTAGTGCGGTAGTTATGATGTATGGACATTATCATAAAGATATGCCGCTAAAACCTCGAACGCTTTTATATCCTATTTTTGGGGAAAAATTAAGAAAGAGCCTGCTTGGAACGATAATTGATGCAGCTGCAATTATTGCAGTAGCTGCAGGTACAATTGGCCCAATTGGATTTTTAGGTTTACAAGCAAGTTATGGATTACAAGAATTATTTGGAATTTCTGATGTGTTTACTACTCAATTAGCAATTATTGTTTGTGTGGTGGCCGTGTCTACCATATCGGCAGTAACAGGTATTGATAAAGGGATTCAAATTATAAGTAATTTAAATGTTAGATTAGCAATTGTATTAATGGCATTCATATTACTATTTGGGCCAGGTGGATTTATTATTGATTCGTTTGTTTCTTCGTTTGGATTTTATGTAAATGAGTTTATACCGATGAGCACATACCGTGGTGATACAAGTTGGTTAGGATCTTGGACAATCTTTTTCTGGGGATGGTTTATTGGATACGGACCAATGATGGCAATTTTAGTGAGTCGAATTTCAAGAGGGAGAACGATTCGAGAAATCATCGTTGCAATTGGAATTATCGCACCTATTATTACAACGTTTTGGTTTACTATATTAGGTGGATCAGGCGTGTTTTATGAGTTGATGAATCCTGGGTCTATCTCGGACGCATTAAGTGAATCTGGTATGCCGGCAGCTATGATTGCAATTACAGGGCAATTGCCACTTTCTAATATTATTGGACCAGCATTTCTTTTATTAACAATTTTATTTGTAGTGACAACAGGAGATTCAATGGCTTATTCCATTTCAATGGCAGTGACTGGAGACGGAGATCCTAGAATTAGTTTGCGAATTTTTTGGTCGCTTATTATGGGGGCAGTTGCAGCAATTCTTTTATATATGGGTGAAGGAAGTATTAATGCTCTACAATCGTTTATCGTAGTAACGGCAGTTCCGGTATCAATTTTATTATTCCCAATGCTATGGTTAGCACCTAAAGTTGCGGGAGAATTAGCATTAAAACAAGGTATTGTAAAAGAAGAAGATAAAACTGCATTCTTATTTCAGAAGGCTAGTAAATCAAAATAA
- a CDS encoding nitric oxide synthase oxygenase has translation MSKTKQLIEEASNFITTCYKELHKEQLIEERIKEIQIEIEQTGTYEHTFEELVHGSRMAWRNSNRCIGRLFWSKMHILDAREVNDEEGVYNALIHHIKYATNDGKVKPTITIFKQYQGEENNIRIYNHQLIRYAGYKTETGVIGDSHSATFTDFCQELGWQGEGTNFDVLPLVFSINGKAPTYKEIPREEVKEVPIEHPEYPISSLGVKWYGVPMISDMRLEIGGISYTAAPFNGWYMGTEIGARNLADHDRYNLLPAVAEMMDLDTSRNGTLWKDKALIELNIAVLHSFKKHGVSIVDHHTAVQQFQQFEKQEAACGRVVTGNWVWLIPPLSPATTHIYHKPYPNEILKPNFFHK, from the coding sequence ATGAGTAAAACGAAACAATTAATAGAGGAAGCAAGTAATTTTATTACGACTTGTTATAAGGAGCTTCATAAAGAACAATTGATAGAAGAACGTATAAAAGAAATTCAAATTGAGATAGAGCAGACAGGGACATATGAGCATACATTTGAAGAACTTGTTCATGGTTCACGAATGGCATGGCGTAACAGTAATAGATGTATTGGAAGACTATTTTGGAGTAAGATGCACATATTAGATGCGCGCGAAGTAAATGATGAAGAGGGTGTATATAATGCATTAATTCATCATATTAAATATGCAACGAACGACGGGAAAGTTAAACCAACGATTACGATTTTTAAGCAATATCAAGGTGAGGAAAATAATATAAGAATTTATAATCACCAATTGATTCGATATGCAGGATATAAAACAGAGACGGGAGTGATTGGTGACTCTCATTCCGCTACATTTACAGACTTTTGTCAGGAGCTTGGTTGGCAAGGGGAAGGTACGAATTTCGATGTATTGCCACTTGTGTTCTCTATAAACGGGAAGGCGCCTACATATAAAGAAATTCCGAGAGAAGAAGTAAAAGAAGTGCCAATTGAACACCCAGAATACCCTATTTCATCACTTGGAGTAAAATGGTATGGGGTTCCAATGATCTCAGATATGCGCTTAGAAATTGGCGGTATTTCTTATACAGCCGCTCCGTTCAATGGATGGTATATGGGAACAGAAATTGGGGCGCGCAACTTAGCAGATCATGATCGTTATAATTTACTTCCAGCTGTTGCGGAGATGATGGATTTAGATACATCGAGAAATGGTACGTTATGGAAAGATAAGGCGTTAATTGAGTTGAATATTGCCGTACTACACTCCTTTAAAAAACATGGAGTTAGTATTGTTGATCACCATACTGCTGTACAACAATTTCAGCAATTTGAGAAGCAAGAAGCTGCTTGTGGTCGTGTTGTAACAGGTAATTGGGTATGGCTTATTCCACCATTATCTCCAGCTACCACCCACATTTATCATAAACCGTATCCGAATGAAATTTTGAAGCCAAATTTCTTTCATAAATGA
- the sodA gene encoding superoxide dismutase [Mn] has protein sequence MSSFQLPKLSYDYDELEPHIDSNTLSIHHGKHHATYVNNLNATLENYTELHNKSLEELLCNLDALPKEIVTAVRNNGGGHYCHSLFWEVMSPRGGGEPNGDVAKVIDYYFNTFDNLKDQLSKAAISRFGSGYGWLVLDGEELSVMSTPNQDTPLQEGKIPLLVIDVWEHAYYLKYQNRRPEFVTNWWHTVNWDQVNEKYLQAIQSQKH, from the coding sequence ATGTCTTCATTTCAATTGCCAAAGCTTTCATATGACTATGATGAACTAGAGCCACATATTGATAGCAATACACTTTCCATTCATCATGGAAAGCACCATGCGACATACGTAAACAATTTAAATGCTACTTTAGAAAATTATACTGAATTACATAATAAATCTTTAGAAGAATTGCTATGTAATTTAGATGCTTTACCGAAGGAAATTGTTACAGCTGTACGAAATAACGGTGGTGGTCACTATTGTCATAGTCTTTTTTGGGAAGTGATGAGCCCACGAGGTGGCGGTGAGCCTAATGGAGACGTTGCAAAAGTAATTGATTATTATTTCAATACCTTTGACAACTTAAAAGATCAACTTTCCAAAGCAGCTATTAGTCGTTTTGGAAGTGGCTATGGATGGCTTGTTCTTGACGGTGAGGAACTCTCTGTTATGAGTACACCAAATCAAGATACACCTTTGCAAGAAGGGAAAATCCCCTTACTCGTAATTGATGTATGGGAACATGCTTATTATTTAAAGTATCAAAATAGGCGCCCAGAGTTTGTTACCAACTGGTGGCATACAGTAAACTGGGACCAAGTAAACGAGAAGTATTTACAAGCAATTCAATCACAAAAACATTAG
- a CDS encoding NAD-dependent epimerase/dehydratase family protein, with product MKMGVMKLKKVLVLGGTRFFGKHLVEYLLQAGHDVTIATRGITEDSFGNAVKRIIVDREDGKLLEERLEGKSYDIVYDNLCYSSNAAKIVCEVLRGKTKKYVMTSSMAVYEPALSLLEEDFNPNEYAITYGDRNDFNYSEGKRLAEAVLFQYATFPVVAVRFPVVIGENDYTKRLQFYVECIVNQKPIAMDHVDGTLSFIHEKEAGEFLAWCGMENVRGPINACSNGVVSTEEIIHFIEERTGIKALIQEGGENIAPYNEVTNCTLHNGKAREFGFLFRELKLEIKNILKHYINTMK from the coding sequence ATGAAAATGGGGGTGATGAAATTGAAGAAAGTGTTGGTGCTAGGAGGAACAAGATTTTTTGGTAAACATTTAGTAGAGTACCTTTTGCAAGCTGGACACGATGTAACAATTGCCACGAGGGGAATTACCGAAGATTCTTTTGGTAATGCAGTAAAAAGAATAATTGTCGATAGAGAAGATGGAAAGCTACTAGAAGAGCGTCTAGAAGGAAAAAGTTATGATATTGTATACGATAATTTATGCTATAGCTCGAATGCAGCAAAGATAGTATGTGAAGTGTTACGAGGGAAAACGAAGAAATACGTTATGACATCTTCAATGGCTGTCTATGAACCTGCATTAAGCTTGTTAGAAGAGGACTTTAATCCAAATGAATATGCAATTACATATGGAGATAGGAATGATTTTAATTATAGTGAAGGAAAGAGATTAGCCGAAGCGGTTTTATTTCAATATGCAACATTCCCAGTCGTTGCAGTACGTTTTCCAGTTGTTATTGGAGAAAATGATTATACGAAAAGGTTACAATTTTACGTTGAATGTATCGTGAACCAAAAACCTATCGCTATGGATCATGTAGATGGAACTTTGTCATTTATACATGAAAAAGAAGCGGGAGAGTTTCTAGCTTGGTGCGGAATGGAAAATGTGAGAGGACCAATTAACGCATGTAGTAATGGTGTAGTTTCTACGGAAGAAATTATTCATTTTATAGAAGAGAGGACGGGAATAAAAGCACTCATTCAGGAAGGTGGGGAAAATATAGCTCCTTATAATGAGGTAACTAACTGTACGTTACATAATGGAAAGGCTCGTGAATTTGGATTTTTGTTCCGAGAGCTGAAACTAGAAATAAAAAATATTTTAAAACATTATATAAATACAATGAAGTAA
- a CDS encoding AmiS/UreI family transporter has translation MGYVGLLLSGAALFLNSLVILGKAEMKSAGVFNLFVGALQIIIPFYLIMISDQSNWTVYSYAATFLFGLTYLYVGVTFIKGMDSSGLGWFCIWVAIIALFYMVVSFVQFHDVVNALTWFMWALLWYLFFVLNTQKKNINQYLGRIAFVQSWVTLTLPSLFYFMGVWGEGFVYELWVYVSVISILYFCYCIYKYRVR, from the coding sequence ATGGGTTATGTAGGATTATTACTTTCAGGGGCAGCTTTATTTTTAAATAGTCTTGTTATATTAGGGAAAGCAGAGATGAAAAGTGCGGGTGTTTTTAATTTATTTGTGGGTGCACTACAAATTATTATTCCGTTTTATTTGATCATGATTTCTGACCAAAGCAATTGGACAGTGTATTCATATGCGGCTACTTTCTTATTTGGATTAACTTATTTATATGTAGGTGTTACTTTTATAAAAGGAATGGATAGTAGTGGTCTAGGATGGTTTTGTATTTGGGTAGCAATTATAGCCTTATTCTATATGGTTGTTTCATTTGTTCAATTCCATGATGTTGTTAATGCGTTAACGTGGTTTATGTGGGCATTACTTTGGTATTTATTCTTTGTATTAAATACACAAAAGAAGAACATTAATCAATATCTTGGAAGGATTGCCTTCGTACAATCATGGGTAACATTGACTTTACCTTCACTCTTTTATTTTATGGGAGTGTGGGGAGAGGGATTTGTATATGAACTATGGGTTTATGTATCAGTAATTTCTATTTTGTACTTCTGTTATTGTATTTATAAATATCGAGTACGTTAA
- the galE gene encoding UDP-glucose 4-epimerase GalE produces the protein MAILVTGGAGYIGSHTCVELLNSGYEVIVVDNLSNSSVESINRVKEITGKQFKFYKEDVLNREALDAIFEENAIEAVIHFAGFKAVGESVAIPLTYYHNNITSTLVLCEVMQKHNVKKMIFSSSATVYGIPETSPITEEFPLSATNPYGQTKLMIEQIMRDVAFADAEWSIALLRYFNPFGAHESGRIGEDPNGIPNNLMPYVTQVAVGKLKELSVFGNDYPTKDGTGVRDYIHVVDLANGHVKALEKVLITTGVDAYNLGTGMGYSVLEMVETFEKVSGKKVPYKITERRPGDVAVCFADASKAKRELGWEATRGLEEMCADSWKWQSNNKNGYLEV, from the coding sequence ATGGCAATACTTGTAACAGGTGGAGCAGGATATATTGGTAGTCATACATGTGTAGAATTACTAAATAGCGGTTACGAAGTTATAGTAGTGGATAATCTTTCGAATAGCTCGGTAGAATCTATAAATCGAGTGAAAGAAATAACAGGAAAACAATTTAAGTTTTATAAAGAAGATGTTTTAAATCGCGAAGCGCTTGACGCAATTTTTGAAGAAAATGCAATTGAAGCAGTTATTCACTTTGCAGGATTTAAAGCTGTAGGGGAGTCAGTAGCGATTCCATTAACATATTATCATAACAACATTACAAGCACGTTAGTGCTATGTGAAGTAATGCAGAAACATAATGTAAAGAAGATGATCTTTAGTTCATCTGCAACTGTATATGGTATCCCAGAAACGTCACCGATTACGGAGGAGTTTCCATTAAGTGCAACAAATCCATATGGTCAAACGAAATTAATGATTGAGCAAATTATGCGTGATGTAGCATTTGCAGATGCAGAATGGAGTATCGCATTACTTCGTTATTTCAATCCATTTGGTGCACACGAAAGTGGGCGTATCGGAGAAGATCCAAATGGAATCCCAAATAACTTAATGCCATATGTAACGCAAGTAGCAGTAGGTAAGTTAAAAGAATTAAGCGTATTCGGAAATGACTATCCAACGAAAGATGGAACAGGAGTCCGTGATTACATCCATGTTGTGGACTTAGCAAATGGTCATGTAAAGGCGCTTGAGAAAGTACTGATTACAACAGGAGTAGATGCTTATAACCTGGGCACAGGCATGGGCTATAGTGTACTAGAGATGGTTGAAACGTTTGAAAAAGTTTCGGGCAAGAAAGTTCCTTATAAAATTACAGAGCGTCGCCCAGGTGATGTGGCAGTATGTTTTGCTGATGCATCGAAAGCAAAGCGTGAATTAGGCTGGGAGGCAACACGCGGATTAGAAGAAATGTGTGCAGATTCTTGGAAATGGCAATCAAATAATAAAAATGGCTATTTAGAAGTTTAA
- the trhA gene encoding PAQR family membrane homeostasis protein TrhA, producing MNAYVREPVNAFTHLGGAILSFIALLAMLVKVSIKMPSFAAITAVILFGIGMMVLYTASAVYHSVVANERVIYFFRKLDHSMIFILIAGTYAPFCLITLNSASGLLLFCLVYATAICGIVFKMFWFNCPRWLSTAIYITMGWLIVLFFAPLAENLSTGGIIFLVLGGIFYTIGGFIYGTKPKWLEFKYMGHHEIFHVFVLLGSLAHFLSVYCYVI from the coding sequence ATGAATGCTTATGTAAGGGAACCAGTTAATGCATTTACTCACTTAGGTGGAGCGATATTATCATTTATTGCCTTATTAGCTATGCTTGTGAAAGTTTCTATCAAGATGCCATCATTTGCTGCAATTACAGCTGTTATTTTATTTGGTATTGGAATGATGGTCCTTTATACGGCGTCAGCTGTATATCATAGTGTTGTGGCCAATGAGCGTGTTATTTACTTCTTTAGGAAGTTAGATCATTCTATGATTTTTATATTAATTGCAGGTACATATGCACCCTTTTGCTTAATTACATTAAATTCAGCAAGTGGTTTACTATTATTTTGTTTAGTCTATGCAACTGCGATTTGTGGCATTGTATTTAAAATGTTTTGGTTTAATTGTCCAAGATGGTTATCGACAGCAATTTATATTACGATGGGTTGGTTAATTGTTTTATTTTTTGCACCGTTAGCTGAGAATTTAAGTACAGGAGGCATTATTTTCTTAGTACTTGGGGGCATTTTTTATACAATTGGTGGATTTATTTATGGAACAAAGCCAAAATGGTTAGAGTTTAAATATATGGGGCATCATGAAATTTTTCATGTTTTTGTATTATTAGGTAGTCTTGCGCATTTTCTAAGTGTATATTGTTACGTAATTTAA
- a CDS encoding DUF1836 domain-containing protein, giving the protein MENINELLETLHLEKNIKLEDIPNVDLYVDQVVQLFENTYADTTRTDDEKVLTKTMINNYAKGKLFIPIKNKKYSKEHMILISLIYQLKGALSINDIKSSLETINDSLLNDDSFELNTLYKNYLALTESNVESFKQDVNNRVTEVNEISSLEDTKLEKFLLLTSFVTMSNMYRRLAEQLVDNLKES; this is encoded by the coding sequence GTGGAAAATATAAATGAATTACTTGAGACATTGCATTTAGAAAAAAATATTAAACTTGAGGATATTCCAAATGTTGACTTATATGTAGATCAAGTTGTCCAACTATTTGAGAATACTTATGCAGATACAACGAGAACTGATGATGAAAAAGTATTAACAAAAACGATGATTAATAATTACGCAAAAGGGAAACTATTCATCCCTATCAAAAATAAAAAGTATTCAAAAGAACATATGATTTTAATTAGCCTAATTTATCAATTAAAGGGAGCTCTCTCCATTAACGACATAAAAAGTTCATTAGAAACTATAAATGACTCCTTATTAAATGATGATTCATTCGAATTAAATACGTTATACAAAAATTATCTTGCTCTTACTGAAAGCAATGTCGAAAGCTTTAAACAAGACGTAAATAACCGTGTTACAGAAGTAAATGAGATTTCTTCCTTAGAAGATACAAAGCTAGAAAAATTTCTACTACTAACATCCTTCGTGACTATGAGTAATATGTATAGACGTTTAGCGGAGCAACTAGTGGATAATTTAAAAGAATCATAA
- a CDS encoding DEAD/DEAH box helicase, whose protein sequence is MSKKSFSNYKLSKEIVRALTGLGYDHPTEVQGEVIPVALQKKDLVVKSQTGSGKTASFGIPLCEMVEWEENKPQALVLAPTRELAVQVKEDITNIGRFKRIKAAAVYGKSPFARQKLELKQKTHIVVGTPGRVLDHIEKGTLSLECLKYLVIDEADEMLNMGFIDQVEAIIDELPTKRMTMLFSATLPEDVEKLSRTYMNSPTHIEIKAAGITTDKIEHTLFEVIEDEKLSLLKDVTTIENPDSCIIFCRTQENVDHVYRQLKRANYPCDKIHGGMVQEDRFEVMDDFRKGKFRYLVATDVAARGIDIDNITHVINYDIPLEKESYVHRTGRTGRAGNSGKAITFITPYENRFLEEIEEYIGFEIPKAIGPSKEEVMKEKAAFEEKIHAKPIIKKDKNADINKGIMKLYFNGGKKKKIRAIDFVGTIAKIKGVTAEDIGIITIQDNVSYVEILNGKGPLVLKVMKTTTIKGKQLKVHEAIK, encoded by the coding sequence ATGAGTAAAAAAAGTTTTTCTAATTATAAATTAAGTAAGGAAATTGTAAGGGCACTTACTGGGTTAGGATATGATCATCCAACAGAAGTACAAGGAGAGGTTATTCCAGTTGCATTACAAAAGAAGGATCTTGTTGTGAAGTCCCAGACTGGAAGTGGAAAAACCGCTTCATTTGGTATTCCACTTTGTGAAATGGTGGAGTGGGAAGAGAATAAACCACAAGCATTAGTTTTAGCACCAACGAGAGAGCTTGCAGTACAGGTAAAAGAAGATATTACAAATATAGGTCGATTCAAAAGGATTAAGGCTGCGGCAGTTTATGGGAAATCTCCATTTGCACGTCAAAAATTAGAATTAAAGCAAAAGACACATATTGTAGTTGGGACTCCTGGTCGTGTGTTGGATCATATTGAGAAGGGTACCCTTTCTTTAGAGTGCTTGAAGTATTTAGTTATTGATGAAGCAGATGAGATGCTAAATATGGGCTTTATCGATCAAGTAGAGGCAATTATTGATGAATTACCTACAAAAAGAATGACAATGTTATTTTCAGCAACACTTCCAGAAGATGTTGAGAAATTGTCTCGTACATATATGAATTCACCAACTCATATTGAAATTAAAGCAGCTGGGATTACGACGGATAAAATTGAACATACTCTTTTTGAGGTGATAGAAGATGAGAAGCTTTCACTACTTAAAGATGTAACAACGATTGAGAATCCTGATAGCTGTATTATTTTCTGTCGTACACAAGAAAATGTAGATCATGTATATAGACAATTAAAACGAGCTAACTATCCTTGTGACAAAATACATGGTGGTATGGTACAAGAAGATCGTTTTGAAGTCATGGATGATTTTAGAAAAGGAAAATTCCGTTATTTAGTAGCAACAGATGTAGCTGCGAGAGGAATAGATATTGATAATATTACACATGTTATTAATTATGATATTCCACTTGAAAAAGAAAGCTATGTACATCGTACCGGAAGAACGGGACGAGCTGGAAATAGTGGAAAAGCTATTACATTTATAACACCATATGAAAATAGATTTTTAGAAGAGATTGAGGAGTATATTGGATTTGAAATTCCAAAGGCGATTGGACCCTCAAAAGAAGAAGTTATGAAAGAGAAAGCTGCATTTGAAGAAAAGATACATGCTAAACCAATTATAAAGAAAGATAAAAATGCAGACATCAACAAAGGCATTATGAAGCTGTACTTTAATGGCGGGAAGAAAAAGAAAATTAGGGCGATAGATTTCGTCGGTACAATTGCTAAAATTAAAGGTGTTACAGCAGAAGATATAGGTATTATTACGATACAAGATAACGTTTCTTACGTTGAAATATTAAATGGAAAAGGACCACTTGTCTTGAAAGTCATGAAGACTACAACGATTAAAGGGAAACAACTAAAAGTTCATGAAGCAATTAAGTAA
- the guaC gene encoding GMP reductase, with protein MENVFDYEDIQLIPAKCIVNSRSECDTTVTLGKHKFKLPVVPANMQTIIDERIATYLAENNYFYIMHRFQPEKRISFIRDMQSRGLIASISVGVKEDEYEFVQQLAAEQLTPEYITIDIAHGHSNAVINMIQHIKKHLPESFVIAGNVGTPEAVRELENAGADATKVGIGPGKVCITKIKTGFGTGGWQLAALRWCAKAASKPIIADGGIRTHGDVAKSIRFGATMVMIGSLFAGHEESPGETIERDGKLYKEYFGSASEFQKGEKKNVEGKKMFVEHKGSLEDTLIEMEQDLQSSISYAGGTKLDAIRTVDYVVVKNSIFNGDKVY; from the coding sequence ATGGAAAACGTATTCGACTATGAAGATATTCAATTAATTCCTGCAAAATGTATTGTAAATAGCCGCTCTGAATGTGATACAACTGTCACTTTAGGAAAACATAAATTTAAATTACCTGTCGTGCCTGCAAATATGCAAACGATTATTGATGAAAGAATTGCAACTTATTTAGCTGAGAACAACTACTTTTATATCATGCATCGTTTCCAACCAGAGAAACGAATCTCATTCATTAGAGATATGCAATCACGTGGGTTAATCGCTTCTATCAGCGTTGGTGTAAAAGAGGACGAATATGAATTCGTACAACAATTAGCTGCTGAGCAACTTACACCTGAATATATCACGATTGATATCGCACACGGTCATTCTAATGCTGTGATCAACATGATTCAACATATTAAAAAACATTTACCAGAGAGCTTCGTTATCGCTGGAAACGTTGGAACTCCAGAAGCGGTAAGAGAATTAGAAAATGCTGGTGCCGATGCAACAAAAGTTGGTATTGGACCTGGTAAAGTTTGTATTACTAAAATTAAAACAGGCTTCGGAACTGGTGGTTGGCAGCTAGCTGCACTTCGCTGGTGTGCAAAAGCTGCAAGTAAGCCAATTATCGCTGATGGTGGTATTCGTACACACGGCGACGTAGCTAAATCTATTCGCTTTGGGGCAACTATGGTCATGATCGGTTCTCTATTCGCTGGTCACGAAGAGTCTCCGGGAGAAACAATTGAAAGAGATGGAAAACTTTATAAAGAATACTTCGGTTCTGCTTCTGAATTCCAAAAGGGTGAGAAGAAAAACGTTGAAGGTAAGAAAATGTTCGTTGAGCATAAAGGTTCTTTAGAAGATACGTTAATCGAAATGGAACAAGATCTTCAATCTTCTATCTCTTACGCTGGTGGAACAAAATTAGATGCTATTCGTACTGTAGATTATGTTGTCGTGAAAAACTCGATTTTCAATGGTGACAAAGTATATTAA